A genomic window from Panthera tigris isolate Pti1 chromosome B4, P.tigris_Pti1_mat1.1, whole genome shotgun sequence includes:
- the NUDT5 gene encoding ADP-sugar pyrophosphatase isoform X3, with protein sequence MDPTGKIRTWETVKRTTRKGQSADGVAVIPVLQRTLHYECIVLVKQFRPPMGGYCLEFPAGLIDDNESPEAAALRELEEETGYKGDVAECSPAVCMDPGLTNCTTHIVTVTINGDDAENVRPKPKPGDGEFVEVISLPKNDLLKRLDALVAEEHVTVDARVYSYALALKHANTKPFEVPFLKF encoded by the exons AACGTGGGAAACGGTGAAACGTACGACCAGGAAGGGGCAGTCGGCCGATG GGGTGGCGGTCATCCCAGTGCTGCAGCGGACACTTCATTACGAGTGCATCGTTCTGGTGAAGCAGTTCCGACCGCCCATGGGAGGCTACTGCCTAGAGTTCCCTGCAG GTCTCATCGATGATAACGAAAGCCCGGAAGCAGCAGCTCTTCGGGAACTTGAGGAAGAAACTGGCTACAAAGGTGATGTGGCAGAGTGCTCTCCAG CTGTATGTATGGATCCGGGCTTGACAAACTGTACCACACACATCGTGACGGTAACGATCAACGGAGATGATGCTGAAAACGTGAGGCCTAAGCCAAAGCCAG gaGATGGAG AATTTGTTGAAGTAATTTCCTTACCAAAGAATGACCTGCTGAAGAGACTTGATG CTCTGGTAGCTGAAGAACATGTGACCGTGGACGCCAGGGTCTATTCCTATGCTCTGGCACTGAAACATGCAAACACGAAGCCGTTTGAAGTGCCTTTCCTGAAGTTTTAA